GGAACACTAAGTAGCGGTGCATTCTTAACTTGAGATAAATCAAGGATTCCCATAAACTGTGCTGCTATACAGCCAATAACCAAAGCTAAAATCACAGAAGATATTCGGAAAATCCGTCCTTTCCCAGGAAATTGCGATCCGATCATCGCAAACAGCACAAGTGAAACAGCTGCAATCACTGCCAATAAAATATTTTGACCTAAATCTCCAGATGCCATGAAAACATTATCATTCAACGCTACTGGCATTAATGATAAGCCGACAATAAAAATAATAGTGCCACCGACGATGGGCGGTACAAAAGCTTTGATCAAGCGATTAAAAATACCTGTTAATCCTAAAATAATGACTAAGACGGCCCCAATCAAGCTAGCCCCTAAAACAGTCCCCCAGCCGCTTCCGTCTTGATTATTTGCAAAATAAATCCCTGCAATAGCGCCAATTGGAATAAAAGACGGTCCTTGTGCTACTGGCAGTTTCATACAAAAGTAAGATTGAATGATCGTTGCAATCCCTGCAGCAATGAAAGTAGCCTGAATAAGTGCTGATGATTCTTTAGTTGGCAAACCAATAATCGATGCAATAATAAATGGCACAACATAGACATCCATTGCTAAAACATGTTGGATCCCTAAAAGTGCTGACTGTCCAATCGATAGATCATCATTGGGTCCTACGGTTAATTTTGATGTTTTCACTTGATTTTCTGTCATTTTACTTTTCACACCTCTAGCTCTTTTTTATTTTTATCATGAACTTTTCTTCCTTGAATCCAAACTTCATCAATATTTTCAGGTCGAGATAAATACAGAATTTTTTGAAAAATAGCCATTAAAGGTTCTTCTTCCGAAAAAATAGGCAACTCTTTACTATCA
The DNA window shown above is from Enterococcus sp. 12C11_DIV0727 and carries:
- a CDS encoding uracil-xanthine permease family protein: MTENQVKTSKLTVGPNDDLSIGQSALLGIQHVLAMDVYVVPFIIASIIGLPTKESSALIQATFIAAGIATIIQSYFCMKLPVAQGPSFIPIGAIAGIYFANNQDGSGWGTVLGASLIGAVLVIILGLTGIFNRLIKAFVPPIVGGTIIFIVGLSLMPVALNDNVFMASGDLGQNILLAVIAAVSLVLFAMIGSQFPGKGRIFRISSVILALVIGCIAAQFMGILDLSQVKNAPLLSVPQVPFVDFHFSFDLSSILTMMIIYVVLMAETTGTWFAVSNVCEEPLTDENINRGVVGEGIGCLISSMLGTTPVTGYSTNAGIISITGVASKKVFVAAGAWFIVFGLSGKLSTLISSIPAPVIGGVFVIVCGIISISGMKVIKEVEINEKAMYVIAIPMILTLALTLIPKEFIQSLPSFLQYLFGSSVATASIAAILLNRLLPEEKNEEQITKQKEIKAV